In the genome of Cryptococcus deuterogattii R265 chromosome 6, complete sequence, one region contains:
- a CDS encoding GTP-binding nuclear protein spi1 — MENTATFKMVLCGDGGTGKTTFVKRHLTGEFEKKYIATLGVEVHPLTFHTNFGTICFNVWDTAGQEKFGGLRDGYYIQGQCGIIMFDVTSRITYKNVPNWHRDLERVCENIPIVLCGNKVDVKERKVKTGNVTFHRKKNLQYFEISAKSNYNFEKPFLWLARKLVGNQSLEFVAAPALAPPEVQVDQALIAKYEEELKAAANAPLPDEDDADL; from the exons ATGGAGAACACTGCTACCTTCAAAATGGTCCTGTGCGGTGACGGTGGTACT GGAAAG ACCACCTTCGTCAAGCGTCATTTGACCG GCGAGTTCGAAAAGAAGTACATTG CTACTCTTGGTGTTGAAGTCCACCCTCTTACTTTCCACACCAACTTCGGCACTATTTGCTTCAATGTTTGGGACACTGCGGGTCAAGAAAAGTTCGGAGGTCTTCGTGATGGTTATTACATCCAAGGGCAATGCGGTATCATTATGTTTGATGTCACTTCTCGTATCACTTACAAAAATGTTCCCAACTGGCACCGCGACCTTGAACGAGTGTGTGAAAACATTCCTATCGTCCTCTGTGGCAACAAGGTCGATGTGAAG gagaggaaggtcAAGACTGGCAACGTGACTTTCCACCGCAAGA AGAACCTTCAGTATTTCGAGATCTCTGCAAAGTCTAAT TACAACTTTGAGAAACCTTTCCTTTGGCTTGCCAGGAAGCTTGTTGG CAACCAATCTCTTGAGTTTGTGGCTGCTCCCGCTCTTGCACCCCCTGAGGTTCAGGTTGACCAGGCCCTTATTGCCAAATATGAGGAGGAGCTTAAGGCTGCTGCCAATGCCCCTTTGCCCGATGAG GATGATGCCGATCTTTAG
- a CDS encoding tRNA-dihydrouridine synthase 2 — protein sequence MASGTTRGASPATEFEHQSKRPRLEAEDTQIANPSGIDVQSSFSIVSDCSDSIMSENELVEEQMRLPIEYTRSYDNEINYKNKLVLAPMVRTGSLPMRLLSLYYGAGLVWSPEVVDKAIIGAERSVDPVTGVITYHKGQGPIFSTHPAEKPFLIFQIGSSNPELAVKAAQTVQQDVAGIDLNCGCPKPFSTHAGMGAALLSTPELLLDILRALLDSIPLPISCKIRLLPTQPSTLYLASRILRTGIRNLTVHCRTRQMRPGERALWERLGSIVDLGKRRGISVICNGDGEGWSNWERIKNETGADSVMLARSAERNPSVFLPSGPLNTVTDVIPKLLALSDYLKNPWGNTKFLLMQFKPSPPPLSNMSKAERKRIADILSQSKSTQEAAVGLDLSLASGDQLFKEIRSKIDVEGNRDIWQARCEVELTNSGNIEGKETVEEEAIVDGFEVGVGPAQQEKTTMCP from the exons ATGGCATCTGGAACAACCCGTGGTGCCTCACCAGCCACTGAGTTTGAGCATCAGAGCAAACGCCCCAGATTGGAAGCGGAGGACACTCAAATAGCGAACCCCTCGGGCATTGACGTTCAAAGCTCATTCAGCATCGTTAGCGATTGTAGCGATTCTATCATGTCAGAAAATGAATTGGTTGAAGAGCAAATGCGCCTCCCTATTGAATATACCAGGTCATATGATAATGAGATCAATTACAAGAACAAACTTGTTTTGGCTCCTATGGTCAGGACCGGAAGTT TGCCTATG CGCCTTCTATCATTGTATTACGGAGCTGGTTTGGTATGGTCACCCGAGGTGGTGGATAAAGCTATCATTGGGGCCGAACGAAGTGTAGATC CTGTGACTGGTGTTATCACTTACCATAAAGGCCAAGGCCCCATTTTCTCTACGCATCCGGCGGAAAAGCCTTTTC TAATTTTTCAGATTGGCTCTTCTAACCCTGAGCTTGCAGTAAAAGCCGCGCAGACTGTGCAGCAGGATGTTGCTGGAAT CGACCTGAATTGTGGGTGCCCCAAACCTTTCTC AACGCATGCGGGAATGGGAGCGGCTCTTTTATCTACGCcagagcttcttcttgatatACTGCGCGCCCTTCTCGACAGTAtccctcttccaatctcaTGTAAAATTCGGCTTCTTCCTACACAGCCCTCCACCCTTTACCTTGCGTCTCGCATCCTTCGTACAGGAATCCGTAATTTAACCGTCCATTGTCGAACCCGTCAAATGCGGCCAGGGGAGCGCGCTCTTTGGGAGCGACTCGGCAGCATCGTCGATctgggaaaaagaagaggtatATCTGTGATTTGTAACGGCGATGGGGAAGGTTGGTCTAATTGGGAGAGGATCAAAAATGAAACTG GTGCGGACTCAGTGATGCTCGCGAGGTCCGCTGAACGAAACCCTTCTGTATTCCTTCCTTCAGGTCCCTTGAACACAGTTACCGACGTTATTCCCAAGCTGCTTGCTCTTAGTGATTACCTTAAGAACCCTTGGGGAAACACCAAATTTCTCCTCATGCAATTCAAGCCATCACCGCCTCCTTTATCCAATATGTCGAAGGCTGAGAGGAAGCGAATTGCAGATATCCTTTCCCAGAGCAAGAGCACTCAAGAGGCCGCTGTCGGACTAGATCTATCTTTAGCCAGTGGAGATCAATTGTTCAAAGAAATACGAAGCAAGATTGATGTGGAGGGCAATCGCGACATTTGGCAGGCGAGATGTGAAGTGGAGCTAACTAATTCAGGCAATatagaagggaaggagacagtagaggaggaggcaaTCGTAGATGGTTTTGAAGTCGGCGTTGGGCCTGCACAACAAGAAAAGACGACAATGTGCCCGTAA
- a CDS encoding protein FAM50, whose product MSGPPEESRRHLILAKQREKEAAEHQRQKDALLKESQRDHTADRFVGVSENLDERLIKTTVGLVTLSDFKKTKGDLEEQQRKLAAQMQLEKTASAAKIKKARKKERTSKLSFADEEDGNEDEISMGGVKRLRENEGDAQVRKKFTKNPEVDTSFLPDRNRELQEAEERERLRKEWLAQQEKIKAESIEITYSYWDGSGHRKTVECKKGDDIATFLAKCRQQFPELRGTSVENLMYIKEDLIIPHHYTFYDFIINKARGKSGPLFNFDVHDDVRLIQDATVEKDESHAGKVVERSWYNRFKHIFPASRWEVYDPDKNYGSYRIA is encoded by the exons ATGTCCGGACCACCAGAGGAAAGCCGTAGGCATCTCATCCTGGCTAAAcagcgagaaaaggaggct GCTGAACATCAGCGTCAAAAGGACGCATTGCTGAAG GAATCGCAAAGGGACCATACTGCTGATCGCTTTGTCGGCGTCTCTGAGAATCTGGATGAACGTCTTATCAAGACAACAGTTGGTTTAGTCACCCTTTCAGATTTcaagaaaacaaaaggcGATTTAGAAGAGCAACAGCGTAAGCTGGCTGCTCAGATGCAATTAGAAAAAAC TGCTTCTGCCGCTAAGATAAAaaaagcaaggaagaaagaaagaacatCAAAGCTATCCTTTgcagatgaggaggatggaaatgaagatgagatctCGATGGGAGGAGTAAAAAGGCTCAGAGAAAATGAAG GTGACGCACAAGTTAGGAAGAAGTTCACGAAGAACCCTGAGGTGGACACTTCTTTCTTGCCAGATAGAAACCGAGAATTGCAGGAGGCCGAGGAACGGGAAAGGCTCCGCAAAGAGTGGCTAGCGCAGCAAGAAAAAATTAAGGCAGAGTCAATTGAGATTACTTACTCATACTGGGATGGTAGCGGTCACCGAAAGACCGTCGAG TGTAAAAAAGGAGACGACATTGCCACATTTCTAGCTAAATGCCGTCAACAATTCCCAGAACTGCGCGGGACTAGTGTAGAGAATCTCATGTACATTAAG GAAGATCTAATCATACCACAT CATTACACTTTCTACGACTTCATAATAAACAAAGCACGAGGGAAATCTGGGCCGCTTTTCAACTTCGACGTTCATGATGATGTCCGTCTCATACAAGACGCCACTGtcgagaaagatgag TCTCACGCAGGCAAAGTTGTGGAGAGATCGTGGTATAATCGATTCAAACAT ATCTTTCCCGCATCTAGATGGGAG GTTTATGACCCCGACAAGAACTACGGCTCCTAT CGGATCGCCTGA
- a CDS encoding ATP-binding cassette transporter, translated as MSYILPIASTALIPFTTLTSFTIYLTTHPSSPIKHIIRQQGIALPVHNGEALDGTLDDKDPFDIDDPIVCEDGTPVEPQQFWTSMWKRKLAVIGLIIPPLICNVLLLTFSLLAPSNDVEDRQRNIILPALLLPSQAVTLVVGFWHLSQNEVSSHWPTTIHNAIDIFTQFIILAFLALLPSSPLPSPPVSPKVFGATLPNIYSSPLALSKALLPVLYLPPLVAILSVRRGPPLYLPLDAIYPSKVISSVPPDAQSLDPQKANVSPEVQATIPEWLLFSYATSVIRKGYVSESLDVWDLPILPRTLRALYQFKRMKRAYGKTKGRRGRMEGFNLLLTVARVNSGLLWAQTLLAAATAFGYYLPHYLLKLFINFLENDPGRTEPAWGWFLCFGLFTSNALIFIASGVTWSICTTYLQGKIRLQLNTMLFKKTLLKKDIAANSGDTGQVGGVQEEAAKKKKKKEETGNTEDEEAVTSKTQIMTLFTVDVDRVTEFVFHLFAVIDAPLEIVVASFFVFKLLGISAMYGLLTAILSLPLNHFASKIVVRAQENLMKTRDQRTALMNEILQGIRMLKFMAWERSFERRVQSIRKNELSWQARNYQIEVAFNCIWALTPVVVTVVSFLHYTLVRGQQLTPSVAFTSVAVFAELRYALNAIPETFIQALQGFVSCRRIEKYLCLDEVAAIEENDGESDIVLSSATFAWPRDETVLTNELAINSVSNAATPKTAFTLADLNLRFPKGKLSLICGRLGSGKSLLLAGLLGEADLLTGHVVCPRSSPDAMSKRSAKLPEDIWIIPNMVAYVPQQAWLQNASIKENIVFSSPWDAERYQQVIEACSLLNDLDILEDGDETEVGEKGLNLSGGQKARVSLARAVYSRAGVLFLDDVLSAVDAHTAHAIMTNCLQGPIVEGRTVLIVSHHTALVSPAAAYIVALENGDVKFSGTGEEFVASNLSDELDEEDAQARPTDSEQKEEKTIEENAVKPANKSVLNISSACAEGAAPDSETSSLAPEDDKVVNLTLGVKQKTPRKLIEDEKRARGRITWTVWKTYFNALGGPIWWLLFILSLGMAMLVPVAEKGWLGYWTGSSLSPSETGHTTRYYVMGYSVITIVGVFASNLQYCIIYIGSLRASRRLHNSMLKSVLFSTLRFHDTTSRGRLLNRFGKDIEGLDSSTADNFVRSMAYGLNVVVTFISITYVGGLPFVIAGCVILVVYYQAGSIYGQTSRDMRRLDSVTRSPLYSLFGETVSGVAVLRAFGASNMALKNMMKLADTNLLAFAWSWTVNRWLSARFNLLSAVLVGLTAVAVLIAPNVNAAMAGFALAFAGTVCHDLLFVVRRFVQLEQSMVAIERLKEFTELQQEAPEYVEPRPAASWPEHGFIKVENLVIKYAPDLPSVLHNISFEVSPQQKIGIVGATGCGKSTLALSFFRFVEAAEGRIVIDGVDISKIGLTDLRSRMTIIPQDPTILSGTLRSTLDVFDEYDDVDIYAALRRVHLIKEEDPTASLDEQNDVENRNKNVFEDLSNPVSEGGDNFSSGEKQLICMARAILKRNKILFMDEATASIDYETDVLISKTIREEFSDSTILTIAHRIHTIIDFDKVLVMDRGNIAEFASPADLLRDHKSKFYSLCKATGRTEFKNLKEMALEAERKRTSV; from the exons ATGTCCTATATCCTTCCGATCGCCTCGACCGCCCTCATCCCTTTTACTACCCTCACATCCTTTACCATCTATCTCACCACccacccctcctcccccatCAAACATATTATCCGTCAGCAAGGCATTGCTTTACCAGTCCATAACGGGGAAGCTTTGGACGGCACTTTAGATGACAAGGATCCGTTTGATATTGATGACCCTATCGTCTGCGAAGACGGAACTCCTGTAGAACCGCAGCAGTTTTGGACTTCAATGTGGAAGCGGAAGCTTGCTGTCATTGGATTGATAATCCCTCCTCTCATATGTaacgtccttcttctcaccttCAGTCTGCTAGCTCCTTCGAATGACGTTGAAGATCGACAACGAAATATCATTCTTCCGGCattgcttcttccatcacaaGCTGTTACGTTAGTTGTCGGATTCTGGCATTTATCACAAAATGAAGTTTCATCACACTGGCCAACAACGATACATAACGCCATTGATATCTTCACTCAGTTTATCATCCTCGCTTTCTTGGCTCTTTTGCCATCCAGCCCTTTGCCATCGCCGCCTGTATCACCTAAGGTGTTCGGGGCAACACTTCCCAACATATACAGTTCTCCGCTGGCTCTCTCGAAAGCTCTTCTACCCGTTTTATACTTGCCTCCTTTGGTGGCGATTCTTTCAGTACGACGAGGCCCTCCCCTTTATCTACCCCTTGACGCCATCTATCCCTCCAAGGTAATTAGTTCAGTCCCTCCTGACGCTCAATCTCTCGATCCTCAAAAAGCCAATGTCAGTCCGGAAGTGCAAGCAACCATTCCTGAGTGGCTTTTGTTTTCTTACGCGACCAGTGTAATTCGCAAAGGATATGTTTCAGAAAGTTTGGATGTATGGGACTTGCCTATTTTACCGAGAACTCTCC GGGCTTTATATCAATTTAAAAGAATGAAGCGAGCGTACGGAAAAACCAAGGGACGTCGTGGACGAATGGAGGGTTTTAATCTTCTGCTCACTGTCGCCAGGGTCAATTCTGGACTTCTTTGGGCTC AAACGTTGCTCGCGGCGGCCACCGCTTTTGGGTattatcttcctcattaTCTTCTGAAACTATTCATCAACTTCCTGGAAAATGACCCCGGGCGAACGGAGCCGGCTTGGGGCTGGTTCCTGTGCTTTGGCCTTTTCACCTCCAATGCCCTCATTTTTATAGCTTCTGGAGTCACATGGTCCATCTGCACAACTTATCTACAGGGCAAAATCCGGCTTCAACTCAATACTATGTTGTTCAAAAAAACTTTATTGAAAAAAGACATTGCTGCGAACAGTGGTGACACAGGGCAAGTCGGTGGAgtgcaagaagaagcggcgaagaaaaagaagaaaaaggaggaaacTGGCAAtacagaggatgaagaggctgtTACTTCAAAAACGCAGATTATG ACTCTGTTCACCGTCGACGTTGACAGAGTTACTGAATTCGTTTTTCATC TCTTCGCTGTTATTGATGCGCCTCTCGAAATTGTCGT CGCGAGTTTTTTTGTCTTCAAATTGTTGGGTATTTCGGCCATGTATGGTTTGCTTACAGCCATTC tttctcttcctctgaaCCACTTCGCGTCCAAGATCGTTGTTCGAGCCCAGGAAAACCTCATGAAGACACGAGACCAGAGAACAGCCCTGATGAATGAAATTCTTCAAGGTATCAGGATGCTTAA GTTCATGGCCTGGGAACGATCTTTTGAAAGGCGTGTTCAGTCAATCAGAAAAAACGAACTCTCTTGGCAAGCAAGAAATTACCAAATTGAGGTAGCGTTCAACTGTATTTGGGCTTTGACGCCTGTGGTGGTTACTGTTGTCTCGTTCTTG CACTACACTCTTGTGAGGGGCCAGCAGCTTACACCATCCGTTGCTTTTACTTCAGTAGCTGTCTTTGCTGAATTGCG ATATGCACTGAATGCCAT CCCGGAAACTTTTATACAAGCTCTACAAGGTTTCGTTTCTTGCAGACGCATTGAAAAGTATCTATGTCTTGACGAGGTCGCTGCCATTGAAGAGAACGATGGTGAAAGCGATATTGTGCTTTCTTCCGCAACCTTCGCTTGGCCTCGGGACGAAACCGTCCTTACGAATGAACTCGCAATCAACTCAGTTTCTAATGCGGCTACCCCGAAGACTGCATTCACTCTTGCGGATCTTAATCTCCGATTTCCTAAAGGCAAGCTTTCCTTGATCTGTGGAAGGCTAG GGTCCGGGAAGTCCCTTCTTTTGGCAGGTCTTCTTGGCGAGGCCGACCTCCTTACTGGACACGTCGTTTGCCCTCGTTCCTCACCCGATGCGATGAGTAAGAGATCGGCAAAATTGCCAGAAGACATCTGGATTATACCGAACATGGTCGCATATGTGCCTCAGCAAGCCTGGCTTCAAAATGCATCGATCAAGGAAAATATCGTATTCTCATCACCTTGGGATGCAGAGAGATACCAGCAGGTGATTGAAGCATGCTCCCTGCTGAATGACTTGGATAttcttgaagatggagacgaGAC CGAAGTAGGGGAAAAAGGTCTCAACCTCAGTGGTGGTCAAAAAGCACGAG TGTCACTCGCCCGAGCTGTATATAGTCGAGCAGGTGTACTCTTCCTTGACGATG TACTTAGCGCTGTCGATGCCCATACCGCTCACGCAATTATGACCAACTGTTTACAAGGCCCCATAGTAGAGGGCCGGACGGTACTTATTGTGTCTCATCACACAGCTCTTGTTTCCCCGGCCGCCGCCTATATAGTGGCCTTGGAAAAT GGTGACGTCAAATTTTCTGGTACTGGGGAAGAGTTTGTGGCCTCAAATCTGAGTGATGAactggatgaagaggatgccCAAGCAAGACCCACCGATTCTGaacaaaaggaggagaagaccaTTGAAGAGAACGCCGTCAAACCCGCGAATAAAAGTGTCCTTAATATCAGCAGTGCATGTGCTGAGGGTGCAGCGCCAGACTCTGAAACTAGCTCTCTTGCTCCTGAAGATGACAAAGTCGTCAACTTGACGTTAGGAGTCAAGCAAAAAACTCCCCGGAAGCtcattgaagatgagaaacGCGCACGAGGCAGGATAACTTGGACAGTGTGGAAAACGTACTTCAAT GCACTTGGTGGACCTATTTGGT GGCTGTTGTTTATTTTGTCCCTGGGGATGGCAATGCTTGTTCCAGTTGCGGAGAAGGGATGGCTAGG ATATTGGACTGGGTCAAGTTTATCTCCTTCAGAGACCGGCCATACCACCCGCTATTATGTTATGGGCTACTCTGTG ATCACAATTGTCGGGGTATTTGCCTCCAATTTACAGTACTGCATAATTTACATTGGTTCGCTTCGAGCCAGCAGAAGACTTCATAATT CCATGTTAAAATCAGTATTATTCTCAACTCTGCGTTTCCATGACACGACAAGCCGAGGACGACTACTTAATCGTTTTGGCAAAGATATTGAAGGCCTTGATTCCAGTACAGCAGACAATT TTGTGCGCAGTATGGCATATGGCCTCAATGTCGTAGTCACATTCATTTCCATCACTTACGTGGGCGGTCTCCCCTTTGTCATTGCTGGATG TGTTATATTGGTTGTTTACTATCAAGCTGGGTCAATTTATGGGCAAACTTCAAGAGATATGCGGCGCTTGGATTCAGTGACCCGATCACCTTTGTACTCGCTATTTGGAGAGACTGTCTCTGGTGTTGCTGTTCTTCGAGCATTTGGTGCTA GTAATATGGCTTTGAAAAATATGATGAAACTTGCGGACACgaatcttcttgcttttgcttGGTCTTG GACTGTTAACCGCTGGTTGTCGG CACGTTTCAATCTTCTGAGCGCGGTCTTGGTTGGTTTGACTGCAGTTGCTGTTCTTATTGCACCCAATGTTAATGCCGCCATGGCTGGCTTTGCGCTGGCGTTTGCGGGGACTGTGTGTCATGATTTGCTCTTTGTCGTTAGGCGCTTTGTGCAGCTAGAACAAAGTATGGTAGCGATTGAGCGCTTGAAGGA GTTTACTGAACTTCAACAAGAGGCGCCAGAATATGTAGAGCCTAGGCCTGCGGCTTCCTGGCCTGAACATGGGTTCATCAAAGTCGAAAATCTCGTCATTAAGTACGCT CCCGACCTTCCAAGCGTCCTACATAATATTTCTTTTGAAGTATCTCCCCAACAAAAGATTGGCATTGTTGGTGCTACCGGTTGCGGGAAGTCCACGTTGGCTCTGAGCTTCTTCCGTTTTGTTGAAGCGGCGGAAGGTCGCATTGTGATTGATGGGGTAGATATATCAAAAATTGGATTGACTGATTTGCGAAGTCGAATGACCATTATTCCTCAAGACCCAACAATCTTGTCGGGGACATTGCGCTCAACTCTCGATGTCTTTGACGaatatgatgatgtcgataTATATGCCGCACTTAGGAGAGTGCATTTgatcaaggaagaagaccCAACGGCTTCCTTGGATGAGCAAAACGACGTGGAAAACAGGAATAAAAATGTATTTGAGGACCTCTCGAATCCAGTCAG CGAAGGAGGGGACAACTTTTCAAGCGGTGAAAAACAGCTCATTTG TATGGCTCGCGCAATACTCAAAAGAAACAAAATATTATTTATGGACGAGGCTACTGCATCGATCGATT ATGAAACAGATGTACTAA TCTCTAAGACAATCAGGGAAGAATTCTCAGATTCCACCATCCTGACGATCGCTCATCGCATTCATACCATA ATCGATTTTGACAAAGTATTAG TCATGGATCGAGGTAACATTGCCGAATTCGCCAGCCCAGCAGATCTTTTACGGGACCACAAGTCCAAGTTTTATAGT CTGTGTAAAGCTACTGGCCGGACAGAATTCAAGAACCTCAAAGAGATGGCTTTGGAGGCGGAGCGTAAGCGGACATCTGTTTGA
- a CDS encoding AFG1-family ATPase encodes MIRTNLLRAAGQCPHPLSSTPSLSSGAKTSTSISLLSVTQTFPCIRRHIHCTPLKNAAPLYEVNLSEGHTSNTAALPPAPTDLLELYRGLVAAGRLNWDDEQVRCVMKLRHLLDTLSDYSPPLELVAKLNPSAPYIAQQKEQTSWWKGSKGAGEHLGFGETNGEVEKRLVKVLSGEEELTNLKTPKGILLTGPPGSGKSLLLSLFYQLLPISKRRIHYHAFTLALYKEVFEEMNRRKSSDEKEWERKARNKELAGRKGWKSVFAGGRWDEEGKERPVWAKEEGVAFNIARRMILEYTVLYFDEFQLIDASSAALIRDVLSWYWRLGGVIVTCSNRVPEDLYHHGVQKERLAGFLDALKARCEVVQVDGGRDWRRDIERQDQARWFHSTHGHDFERAWSAVIETQGSKQKQIKVYGRTLTIPQAAGNTCRFTFSQLCEEALGPADYLALVSTFSTFFIDEVPTLYLRHKNEARRLINLIDALYESRCQVFLRSPTTPSTLFFPDALNLSSQEEETLTNERMMSAESLSATIQVPYRPNVSYYNSLSPAQRDREVTEEKRKGTSFSVLGIWTGQDEKFAYKRAVSRLIEMTSSPSYAAEEWAPLEPTLRSWEDRSHLPRDASKTYKQLRESSSYEVDDEADIDRDSHFVTEECDSYRHQISNEDERKKLFKKDGDRRPPTPINEQHIWGVVDEWGEKAGRWGRGVRVFSPDPAASRVPCSCRKEKSCGQ; translated from the exons ATGATTAGAACAAACCTTTTGAGAGCCGCCGGGCAATGCCCACATCCCTTGTCCTCAACGCCTTCCCTCTCGTCTGGAGCGAAAACCTCAACATCAATATCCTTATTGAGCGTGACTCAAACATTTCCTTGTATACGGCGTCATATCCATTGTACACCATTGAAAAATGCGGCGCCACTTTATGAAGTCAATCTCAGCGAGGGTCACACGAGCAACACAGCTGCGCTGCCACCAGCTCCCACAGACCTCCTAGAGCTCTACCGTGGTCTTGTGGCTGCGGGTCGCCTAAATTGGGATGATGAACAGGTGCGATGTGTCATGAAA CTGCGGCACCTACTTGACACTCTTAGTGATTATTCGCCACCGCTCGAACTCGTGGCTAAATTGAACCCCTCGGCCCCATACATAGCCCAACAAAAGGAGCAAACATCCTGGTGGAAGGGGAGTAAGGGCGCTGGGGAACATTTAGGGTTCGGAGAGACGAATGgcgaggttgagaagaggttggTTAAGGTGCTCAGTGGCGAAGAGGAGCTCACCAATCTTAAGACCCCAAAG GGTATTCTCCTCACTGGACCGCCAGGATCGGGGAAGTCTCTACTCCTGTCCCTTTTTTATCAACTGCTTCCTATCTCAAAACGACGTATCCACTATCATGCCTTCACCCTTGCCCTGTACAAGGAAGTCTTTGAGGAAATGAATCGTCGCAAGTCCTCCgatgagaaagaatgggaaaggaaagcaAGGAACAAAGAACTGgctggaagaaaagggtggAAATCAGTCTTCGCCGGTGGGCgatgggatgaagaaggcaaggaaaggCCGGTATGggccaaggaggagggcgtGGCATTCAATA TCGCTCGGAGAATGATCCTGGAATATACTGTGCTCTA TTTTGACGAATTCCAATTAATCGATGCATCGTCCGCAGCTCTCATCAGAGACGTGCTTTCATGGTATTGGCGCCTAGGAGGAGTTATTGTTACTTGTTCAAACCGGGTCCCCGAGGACTTATATCACCATGGTGTCCAAAAGGAGCGCTTAGCAGGCTTTTTGGATGCTCTCAAGGCCAGATGTGAAGTTGTGCAGGtagatggtggaagagattggCGAAGAGATATAGAAAGACAGGACCAAGCTCGGTGGTTTCATAGCACCCATGGACATGACTTTGAAAGGGCTTGGTCAGCCGTAATCGAGACGCAAGGAT CAAAGCAGAAACAAATAAAGGTCTATGGGCGTACGTTGACTATACCTCAAGCAGCAGGCAATACTTGTCGGTTCACATTCTCCCAGCTTTGTGAAGAG GCCCTAGGCCCGGCAGATTATCTTGCCTTAGTATCAACGTTttcaaccttcttcatagATGAAGTCCCCACTCTCTATTTACGTCACAAAAATGAAGCGAGGAGACTGATAAATCTCATTGATGCCCTTT ATGAGTCGCGCTGTCAAGTCTTTTTGCGTTCACCAACAACACCTTCAACACTGTTTTTCCCCGATGCTCTcaatctttcctcccaggaggaggagacgTTGACCAatgagaggatgatgtcaGCAGAATCCCTCTCCGCTACAATCCAGGTTCCGTATCGCCCAAATGTCAGTTATTACAATAGTCTCTCCCCAGCTCAGCGGGATAGGGAGGTAACTGAAGAAAAGCGAAAAGGGACTTCATTCAGTGTGCTTGGTATCTGGACAGGCCAAGATGAGAAATTTGCCTAT AAACGAGCTGTGTCGAGGCTTATTGAAATGACTTCGTCACCATCTTATGCGGCAGAAGAGTGGGCCCCGTTGGAACCAACACTACGCAGCTGGGAGGACCGATCTCATCTCCCGCGTGATGCATCGAAAACTTACAAACAGTTGAGGGAATCATCGTCCTATGAAGTCGACGATGAGGCAGACATAGACAGAGACAGCCATTTTGTCACTGAAGAGTGCGACAGCTATCGTCATCAGATCAGCAACGAAGacgaaaggaaaaagctTTTCAAGAAGGACGGTGATCGGAGACCACCGACTCCAATTAACGAGCAGCACATATGGGGAGTTGTAGATGAATGGGGCGAAAAGGCTGGTCGTTGGGGGCGAGGCGTTAGGGTATTCTCACCAGACCCGGCCGCTTCAAGAGTTCCATGTTCTTgtagaaaagagaaaagttGTGGGCAATGA